One genomic segment of Aquipluma nitroreducens includes these proteins:
- a CDS encoding TAT-variant-translocated molybdopterin oxidoreductase: MKTYWRSIEELANPKELRREEVREEAKQKSMLMKGDKDLNSASRRDFLKTFGFSIAAASIVASCKRPIDKAIPYLVKPDEVNPGTANYYASSYFEGNEYGSIIVKVRDGRPIKIEGNALSSISQGGTSARIQASVLNLYDDARFKVPSKSGSEITWEKADEEIMAQLSILKSQGGKVVLLSSTIISPSTREIIRKFAEKQTNTEWIQYDPVSASGILEANKKSFGSAFIPDYRFKQAKVVVSFGADFLGTWLSTVEYTKDYTSARQLQNGGKEMLRHYQFESGMTLSGSNADVRFPIKPSEEGAIVLALYNAVAKAKGGQILSGAQSSVDITELAKDLLENEKQSIVISGSNDVNIQLLVNGINQLLGNYGQTIGLENHLLTKQGIDQDTDRLLSDLKAGNVKALLVWNANPVYDHPKGKEFAEAIKKTGLSVSFSERPDETTALCQYVLPESNLLESWNDLEPKSGIFSLVQPVIAPIFNSRQVQSTLLKWIGADLNYRDYIKSFWKENQFLKQKNTSDFRQFWNTSLQNGIFETVQETKLSYSPEGLSQAASQIKPAVAGLEVAIYESIAIGNGKLANNPWLQELPDPVAKISWDNFAAVPVAYATENGLKNEDVVLVNGMELPVFVQPGQAKDTISVALGYGRQIAGKVGDKTGSNLYPFVGIENGTRQYFMTSAKVEKVPGKVFELAISQTHYSMEGREIVRETSLDEYIKNPVSGNEKEAEDKAKSVTLYDAPVYNGHHWGMAVDLNSCTGCGNCAIACQAENNVQVIGKEQVRNRRIMHWIRIDRYYSENPENPKVSFQPVMCQHCGNAPCENVCPVAATPHSEEGLNQMAYNRCVGTKYCVNNCPYKVRRFNWFQYVKNEKFDFASNSDLGRMVLNPDVTVRSRGVVEKCSMCVQRIQEKKQLAKLEGRAIADGEIKTACSQSCPGNAIVFGDLENPESRISKLFQDKRNYHLLGELHTLPSVGYLTKVRNTNA; encoded by the coding sequence ATGAAGACATACTGGAGAAGTATAGAAGAACTTGCCAATCCAAAAGAGCTACGCCGGGAAGAAGTGCGTGAAGAAGCCAAACAGAAGAGCATGTTGATGAAAGGCGACAAAGACCTGAATTCAGCATCACGACGCGATTTTCTGAAAACTTTTGGTTTTAGCATTGCTGCCGCTTCTATTGTTGCTAGCTGTAAAAGGCCAATCGATAAAGCCATTCCATATTTGGTAAAGCCCGATGAAGTCAATCCCGGAACGGCAAATTATTATGCATCTTCCTATTTCGAAGGGAATGAATACGGAAGCATCATTGTGAAAGTTCGTGATGGCAGGCCTATCAAGATTGAAGGAAATGCGCTGAGTTCTATTTCTCAGGGCGGAACAAGCGCCCGGATTCAGGCTTCTGTATTGAATCTTTACGACGATGCACGGTTTAAAGTACCTTCAAAAAGTGGATCGGAAATTACCTGGGAGAAAGCTGACGAAGAAATCATGGCTCAACTCTCAATACTAAAGTCGCAGGGTGGCAAAGTGGTTCTGCTCAGTTCAACAATTATTTCTCCATCGACACGCGAGATTATTCGAAAATTTGCTGAAAAGCAAACAAATACCGAATGGATTCAATACGATCCTGTTTCGGCCTCCGGAATTTTGGAAGCGAACAAAAAAAGTTTCGGATCGGCTTTTATTCCGGACTACCGGTTTAAACAGGCCAAAGTAGTGGTTAGTTTTGGAGCCGATTTTCTTGGAACTTGGCTCTCAACTGTTGAATATACAAAAGATTACACTTCAGCCCGACAGTTACAGAACGGGGGTAAGGAAATGCTGCGTCATTACCAATTTGAGTCCGGTATGACCTTGAGTGGTTCGAATGCCGATGTCCGCTTCCCAATTAAACCATCAGAAGAAGGCGCAATTGTTCTGGCTTTGTATAACGCTGTTGCCAAAGCAAAAGGTGGACAAATACTTTCAGGAGCTCAATCTTCAGTAGACATTACTGAACTGGCTAAAGACCTGCTCGAAAATGAAAAACAAAGCATTGTGATCTCCGGAAGCAATGATGTAAATATACAGTTGCTCGTAAATGGCATCAATCAATTGTTAGGCAACTACGGTCAGACCATCGGGTTAGAAAATCATCTACTAACCAAACAGGGAATTGATCAGGATACAGATCGCCTGCTTTCTGATTTAAAGGCTGGCAATGTAAAGGCATTGCTAGTTTGGAATGCCAATCCTGTTTACGATCATCCGAAAGGGAAGGAGTTTGCAGAGGCCATCAAGAAAACTGGTTTAAGCGTTTCGTTTTCTGAAAGGCCCGACGAAACTACTGCACTTTGCCAGTACGTTTTGCCTGAAAGTAATTTGCTGGAAAGTTGGAACGATCTGGAACCGAAATCCGGAATTTTCAGTCTTGTCCAGCCGGTAATTGCTCCGATCTTCAACAGCCGTCAGGTTCAGTCAACGTTGCTGAAGTGGATCGGCGCCGACCTAAATTATCGCGATTACATCAAAAGTTTCTGGAAAGAAAATCAATTCCTGAAACAGAAAAATACATCTGATTTCCGTCAGTTCTGGAATACTTCGTTGCAAAACGGAATTTTTGAAACGGTTCAGGAAACCAAATTAAGTTATTCTCCGGAAGGACTTTCTCAGGCTGCAAGCCAAATTAAACCTGCCGTAGCTGGACTGGAAGTTGCTATTTACGAAAGTATAGCCATTGGAAACGGAAAACTGGCCAATAACCCTTGGTTACAGGAATTACCCGATCCGGTTGCTAAAATCAGTTGGGATAACTTCGCTGCTGTTCCGGTTGCTTATGCTACCGAAAATGGACTGAAAAACGAAGATGTCGTTCTGGTAAATGGCATGGAATTGCCTGTATTTGTCCAGCCAGGACAAGCTAAAGATACTATTTCAGTTGCTTTGGGGTATGGACGCCAGATTGCCGGAAAAGTTGGTGATAAAACCGGCTCAAATCTTTATCCGTTTGTCGGAATTGAAAACGGAACACGTCAGTATTTCATGACTTCGGCCAAAGTTGAAAAAGTTCCGGGTAAAGTATTTGAACTGGCGATTTCCCAGACTCATTATTCGATGGAAGGTCGTGAAATTGTTCGCGAAACTTCGTTGGATGAATACATCAAGAATCCGGTTTCAGGAAATGAAAAGGAAGCGGAAGACAAGGCAAAGTCAGTAACATTGTATGATGCACCGGTTTATAACGGACATCACTGGGGAATGGCTGTTGACCTGAACTCGTGTACCGGTTGCGGGAACTGCGCCATTGCCTGTCAGGCTGAAAATAATGTTCAGGTGATCGGAAAGGAACAAGTACGGAACCGCCGCATCATGCACTGGATCAGAATAGATCGTTATTATTCTGAAAATCCTGAAAATCCGAAGGTATCGTTCCAGCCAGTGATGTGTCAACATTGCGGAAATGCGCCATGCGAAAATGTTTGCCCGGTTGCAGCAACTCCGCACAGCGAAGAAGGTTTAAATCAGATGGCCTACAACCGGTGCGTAGGGACAAAATATTGCGTAAACAACTGCCCATACAAAGTGCGCCGGTTTAACTGGTTCCAGTATGTGAAGAACGAGAAATTCGATTTTGCATCGAACAGTGATTTGGGCCGGATGGTTTTAAATCCTGATGTGACGGTTCGTTCGCGTGGGGTAGTCGAAAAATGCTCGATGTGCGTTCAACGCATTCAGGAGAAAAAACAGTTGGCCAAGTTGGAAGGGCGGGCAATTGCTGATGGCGAGATAAAAACTGCATGTTCGCAGTCTTGCCCCGGAAATGCAATTGTGTTTGGTGATCTTGAAAATCCGGAAAGCCGCATTTCGAAATTGTTTCAGGATAAACGCAATTACCATTTATTGGGAGAATTACACACTTTGCCTTCGGTAGGCTACCTGACTAAGGTTAGAAATACAAATGCATGA
- a CDS encoding LytR/AlgR family response regulator transcription factor, which yields MNSTKISILIIDSEQESMDQALELLQANPVVSDIKTAENTDQAILKIINSNPDIILFDYPSKGKAEKELIEFVKTKLPETTLVLVSKTKEYAAFAIQNGIFKYLLKPIENSELLKIINTVHEDKQNNLQARVNQLIDGTPEETRLRLQTTKGYLMLNPDELIFCKAAGFYTELYLTSDRNELSSQFLSKFEEMLSPFNFIRVSRSHLINQRFIRKIYRSNNIIVLSANGKEYEIKGGRTHIRNLTKLDTE from the coding sequence ATGAACAGCACTAAAATATCCATCTTAATTATTGATAGCGAACAGGAATCAATGGATCAGGCCTTAGAGCTACTTCAAGCAAATCCAGTGGTTTCAGACATTAAGACTGCCGAAAATACAGATCAGGCAATACTCAAAATAATAAACAGTAATCCTGACATCATACTTTTCGATTATCCTTCAAAAGGGAAAGCAGAAAAAGAACTGATCGAATTTGTTAAAACAAAACTTCCCGAAACAACTCTTGTTTTGGTATCGAAAACCAAAGAATATGCAGCGTTTGCTATACAAAACGGAATATTTAAATACTTACTAAAGCCCATCGAAAACAGCGAACTCTTGAAAATTATAAATACGGTTCACGAGGATAAACAAAACAACCTACAAGCACGTGTAAACCAGCTGATAGATGGAACTCCGGAAGAAACCAGACTCAGGCTGCAAACTACAAAAGGGTATCTGATGTTAAATCCGGATGAACTAATTTTTTGTAAGGCTGCTGGTTTTTATACAGAACTTTATTTAACCAGCGACCGGAACGAATTAAGCAGTCAGTTCCTTTCGAAATTTGAAGAAATGTTAAGCCCATTCAATTTTATACGTGTTAGCCGATCTCATTTGATTAACCAGCGTTTTATACGTAAAATATACCGAAGCAACAATATTATTGTTTTATCGGCGAATGGGAAAGAGTACGAAATTAAAGGTGGCAGAACTCACATCAGAAATTTAACCAAATTAGACACTGAATAA
- a CDS encoding LytR/AlgR family response regulator transcription factor yields MDQTTISAIIIDDEPNAINLLEMYLRQFPFIEIIGKETVAGKGLELVKETLPELVFLDIDMPDMNGLIVADKIQTDNFYSEIVFTTAHQHYAYDALDIKPLDFLTKPFCIADLTMVIEKYKAKVEKKSHEKKLDIFINSQTSTPKIKLPTTKGILFLDIKNIVIMRSNLNNCDVHMNDGTIETVTRNLYKVLKILNSPSLFQINRSTCINLNYLQRVDKKSLKFIIDYNQTLLEEPVSKDRMIHFDKMIKFPFSQD; encoded by the coding sequence ATGGATCAAACAACCATTTCAGCGATTATCATTGATGACGAACCTAATGCAATCAACTTACTTGAAATGTATCTTCGGCAGTTTCCGTTTATTGAAATTATCGGGAAAGAAACTGTGGCAGGGAAAGGATTAGAATTGGTAAAAGAAACATTACCTGAGTTGGTTTTTCTTGACATCGACATGCCCGACATGAATGGACTGATAGTGGCCGATAAAATTCAAACAGATAATTTCTACTCCGAGATTGTTTTCACAACAGCCCATCAACATTACGCTTACGATGCGCTCGATATTAAACCACTCGATTTCCTGACTAAGCCGTTTTGCATCGCAGATCTGACAATGGTAATCGAAAAATACAAAGCAAAAGTTGAGAAGAAAAGTCACGAAAAAAAATTAGATATATTTATCAATTCGCAGACAAGCACTCCCAAGATAAAACTTCCGACAACCAAAGGAATACTTTTTCTTGACATCAAAAACATTGTTATAATGAGGTCAAATTTGAACAATTGCGATGTACATATGAACGACGGTACGATAGAAACTGTAACCCGAAATCTTTATAAAGTATTAAAAATACTCAACTCGCCATCACTTTTTCAAATAAACCGTTCGACGTGCATCAACTTGAATTACCTTCAACGTGTTGATAAGAAAAGCTTAAAGTTCATTATTGACTATAACCAAACCCTATTGGAAGAACCCGTTTCTAAGGATAGAATGATTCATTTTGACAAAATGATAAAATTTCCGTTTAGTCAGGATTAA
- a CDS encoding cytochrome c3 family protein yields MRKVVLLRHVPLNLKAFISLLFLSIFLFTGSLVNAQSSDEEEDPAAEIHSHNDIQRGERFFKGLLPKDRKFESCESCHILSKSDTMNWNPSAMDIATKYAGKDFAGFQSAVMQPNGTKMEASHKDFKIEDEDLRKVKLYLDELAKTGPPSAGPTVNQLMLFILLGLLLTFALLDLIFFHKIKYRIVNVVILLVALGLQAKMISEAAINLGRSQNYAPDQPIKFSHKVHAGANKIDCKYCHSTAEYSKSAGIPAMELCMNCHVLVREGARSGKFEIAKVVEANETKQPVTWVRLHSLPDHVFFSHAQHVSVAKVDCKQCHGDVANMDIMKQTSDLSMGWCINCHRQTKVNFKDNHYYDNYMKLHDEVKAGKIDTVRAVNIGANDCMRCHY; encoded by the coding sequence ATGAGAAAAGTTGTACTTCTCCGGCATGTCCCGTTAAATTTGAAGGCATTTATTTCCCTGTTGTTTTTATCCATCTTTTTATTTACCGGAAGTCTGGTTAATGCTCAATCTTCTGACGAAGAAGAAGATCCTGCTGCCGAAATTCATTCGCATAACGACATTCAGCGGGGAGAACGTTTTTTTAAGGGCTTATTGCCTAAAGATCGCAAATTCGAATCCTGCGAATCTTGCCATATCCTGTCGAAATCGGATACGATGAATTGGAATCCATCGGCTATGGATATTGCTACAAAGTATGCAGGGAAAGACTTTGCCGGTTTCCAGAGTGCAGTAATGCAACCCAACGGAACTAAAATGGAGGCTTCTCATAAGGATTTTAAAATTGAAGATGAAGATCTCAGGAAAGTAAAATTATATTTGGATGAACTGGCTAAAACCGGACCTCCTTCTGCCGGACCAACCGTCAACCAGTTGATGCTTTTCATTTTGTTGGGGCTGTTATTGACATTTGCTCTGCTCGATTTAATTTTCTTTCATAAAATCAAATACCGTATTGTTAATGTTGTCATTTTGCTAGTGGCTTTAGGATTGCAGGCAAAAATGATTTCCGAAGCGGCTATCAATCTTGGCCGTTCTCAAAATTATGCTCCCGATCAACCCATCAAATTTTCGCATAAAGTACATGCGGGAGCTAATAAAATCGATTGTAAATATTGCCATTCAACCGCCGAATACAGTAAATCGGCCGGAATTCCAGCCATGGAGTTATGTATGAACTGCCACGTGCTGGTTCGGGAAGGAGCTCGCTCCGGAAAATTCGAAATTGCTAAAGTGGTTGAGGCTAATGAAACGAAGCAACCAGTTACCTGGGTTCGTTTGCATAGTTTACCTGATCATGTGTTTTTTAGTCATGCACAACATGTTAGCGTTGCTAAAGTTGATTGCAAACAATGTCATGGTGATGTTGCTAACATGGACATTATGAAACAAACCAGCGATTTATCGATGGGTTGGTGTATTAATTGTCACCGCCAGACGAAAGTGAATTTTAAGGACAATCACTATTACGATAATTACATGAAGTTGCACGATGAAGTGAAGGCTGGAAAGATTGATACTGTTCGTGCAGTGAATATTGGTGCCAATGATTGTATGCGCTGCCATTATTAA